In Juglans microcarpa x Juglans regia isolate MS1-56 chromosome 1S, Jm3101_v1.0, whole genome shotgun sequence, the genomic stretch TATTTGAGGGAAtgaaaggaatttttttttttttttcttgtacttgGGATAAATCACTTCTTAGGAGCTCCTAATTATTAGTAGAGTTTTCATGTAAAACTAAgccattgttttattttctttgctattattatttgaataattttgtgCAAAGCCATTAAAATACTTGGTTTTTATTGGTGGTctataaaagttgaattttatTAGTTGGAGGATCCAGATTGGGGCCTAATTATTGGTTGCCCTCTCatgttttacttataaaagcCCAACTGCCATCACAAAATATATCTTGATTACCCGAACTGTAGCCATCAACAGATAAGTCGATAACCTTTTTGGATGATAATCAGGGGCACAGGTGCATTCCCCACCTGGATGATAAGGCCTAGCATTTTCGGATTTGCAGGCTTTTCCGGCTTTCTTCTCCTTCTCGGTCCCGGTCTGGCCAAGACAGACGTGCGTGAGGCAGTATATATGCCAATAGAAGATGTGCCACTCAGTACCACCACGGCGACTTGCAAATAAAGTTAATCCAACTTGTGCAATTTCGTACTACGCCAAATTAAAAAGGTCTAGATAAATGGGCATGCCAGTTCAACTGACAGTTCGAAACGTGCACAACTTTTAACAAACTCGTTACTTACCAACATGTTGAATGACAAAGCAGCTCAAGCTGAAAAGACAAATCCAATGTGAGTTGAAAATACTCCCCATCAATGCAGCTTTTCTCCAATTATGTTTGATCGTCTGAAAAGTTAATGGCTAGCTCCCAGTGATGAGCAACACCAGCATCGGCAAAGATCTTCCGTGCAGCAGCTTCAGTCATACACTCGTGAACAGTAAATCTATTGAAACTCGATTTGGCAACACTTCCTTGCCAGACTAAGACACACCTGTTAGCAGGTTTATCATCACTTTCATCACCATCTTCATCCTCCTCTTTTACAGCAGTAGCCCAGTTTATGCGCCTAAGCATGAGTTTTCCATACCTTTTTATGGACTTGTTTCCACCTTCAACAACCACAACAGTAATACCATCAGAGATCACAGCACATCCAGTCAGGCGGTTCTCTTGGGCATTAACATCGATTTTGAAGCGGGTCTGTAAGTGTGACAGGTCATTGATCCGGTAAACTGATACATTGGTCTCCACTGTATTTGGCTCATCAAAAAGCTTCCGCTCTTTCTTTTCACGGCGCTCAGCAGGAGTGAGTTTGCGAGCAATATTCCTGTCAATGTGAGCTTGCTCCCGTTCAGCAGCTGCACTCCTGATTTCCTTTTCAAGCCTAGTTGGATCTTGGGTGGCTTCAGAGCCAAGAACTTTCATCAAATTGCTCATTTTAACTTTTGGCTTTGGAGGCTCAATCAGGCCTTGCCTAATCATCTCTTGCTTATCTTTCTCCCTAGCCAGCCGTCGCTGAGTACGAAGTTTCTTCTGCTCCTTCTTGGTTAACTTCAAGGGTtgaggtggtggaggagctGGCTCAGCCGGAGGCTCAATCGGACGTGGGTGTTCTACATAGATAGTGATCTTCTCCTTCTTCAGTTTATCTTCTACCATGGTTCCATCAGTTATGTCACCATAAGCACCAGCTTGCAAAAGAGTCGCATCCCTGATAATTCCAGCAAGTTTAACTAATAGAATAAAACATAAGGGGAAAAATTTGCTAAGATGCAGTTCTTAACTATCTGTAAGATACAAAATGCAaacagagaaggaaagaaattgGCCCCTTCTGCTTTTCATCAGGTAGAGAAAACCCCGTGGTTTCTAAAACGATCAATGTACTCTTTTAAACAGTTTAGACAAGTGAGGCGGAGAGAACTTTGGCCCCAACGGAGGCCTTAAGCCCTTACTTCAACTTCAGTAATGATAGTCACAGCCCAACTCTCAGTGTTTCATGAACTTGGGAAACAGAACAATCGAAACATAGGCTACTCAAAGCTTTCTGGATATTTACAGAGAAGCAAAGAATCCAGTGTGAATATCAGCTTACAGCTTTCTCTGCAATTAAATTACATATCTAGCAGGGATCCTGACCCACGCTAACTGACCAGATTTGGCATTTCTAGCATAACCTTTATATCATGGAATGCTTGATCCACAAAGTTAATTTACAAATTGGCATGGCTTGACATGGCaagttagattgtaaaactatttcttttttataagtgagattgtaaaactatttgAATTGTAAAGTAGATATGATGTGCTATATTAAGTCACACCAGTTTGTCAGGTAGTTATTTGTAATTCTGTTTGTAGACCCAGCACTTCTATTATACCATACAATTTTCCCATGGGCATACCAGATGAACAGATCAAACCCACTTACCACCACTCAATTTCAGGAATCGTGTCCTTAGGTTTTTCTTTGATGATAACTCTCTCTGCTACCTCTATCAGATTTGGATTAATATCAGGTGCTGCATTTGCCTTAGCCAACTGTGCCTGTTTTGCTTTCTGCTCTTTTGCCTGTGCTTCTCCAAATTTACTCTGTAACGGCAAAATGAAAACCATTCAAACAGGTGTTGAACTAGTAAAAATGAGCAAGAGGAAATAAAGGCAACAATTAATACCTTCAATTTAATATGCTCGGCCTCTTTTGACCACTTGCCTTCTTCAACAAACTGGAAAGTCATCCTCTTAGGCCTTAAAAGTTTAGTTTTGTCAATACCCATCCTTTCATCAAAATGAGGATTTGTCTCTGGATCAACATCCAATTCAGGTCTAAGAATCTGAAATGCTTCCTTTTTCTGTTTGTTAATGTTGACCTGGAAAGTTAACAAGATAAGATTAGAGCACCTACAAAAATTATTGCCAATCAATACTTGGCTAAACAGATCAAAATATCAACCAACAAACCTTTAAAGTGCTGAGGTTGCTTGGTTTTGTCGCATTCACCACATTTCCATGTTCATCTATCTCTCTACCAAGTGCATCAAGACGAAGAACAGGGGCCTTGGTTGGCTTCTGCGGAACAATGAACTCTGTTGCCGCCGTCTGACCTGGAAACAGGTTTATAAGAGGAGCAAACTCCGGATCCTGACGAAACCCCATCCTGGCAGCAAGTTCCTGTGCACGTTTTACTGCCTCAATATTGGGTAGAGTTGTGATTCCTACAGAAGCACTAGGACCAGTGAATGGTGGCTTCACAAAAGCTGCAGCAGATGCAGAAGGTAAGGTCAATGAAGTAGATGTCATCCCCTCTGAAACATTGGTAGGGGCAGTCGAAATAATTGTCCCTTGCCCTGTTCCACTAATGACAGATGGTGCTTTCAGTCCCTCCTTGTTCAACTACATGATCAATATAATAGTTAAATGTGTACAACTTTaaacgtgagagagagagagagagagtagttgAAGAAAAGCTTAACTATAAAAAGGTATAAATGAGATAAATGGAAGTATTCTGGGATTAACAACTTACAAAGGGAATCTTCTTCAGCTTCTCTGACAAATCTTTTTGCATTTGTAAAGCTTTCTTAGCTTTAGCTAAAGCATCAAGAGATAGACTTCCACTTTTTCCAGCAGCTGAAGATGTCCCATCTGTACTAGATTTTCCAGGAACCTCATGAGATCTGGTAATACTAACTCCCTTATTTTCATTTGTGGTAGAAATTGAAGATACCTTTGTAGGAATGGGATGACTAGGGGGGAAATAGGACTCAGGCACACTGCTGGACTCCATGGTAAGTGATTCCAGAGCAGCACCCtgtgtgaaaaaataaataattaagtttaTACACTAGGCCATAGGAGCtgtattttttgtataagtGATAGGAGCTATAGAATTaggtggaaaaaaaatgaaaataggtaaataaattcaaaaggGCATAAAGGGAATGCGCTGAAATGTCCACAGTAAATGTCAAGAATGCCAATGTTTTATGAGCTTATAAGGAAAATAAAGTTGTCGTCAAGGCAGCTCTAACATATGCTATAAATTTaagcaaaaacataaaataataatgcttaataaaaaaataaaaaaatgcttcatcataaaaggtctctatatatatttctcacttatataaaaaagataattatttttaatccaTAACTTCCACTTATGTATAATTTATCACTATACAAAACTTTAAACAATTGTATCCTTAAAAAATACGTAACAATTCTCATCCAGATTAATCCATAACTTCCACTTACATATAAGTTACCATCATACAGAATTTTAAACAATTGCATCctgaaatttaatttattcaGTAACAATGCTCCTCCAGCAATTGAAATAGAACTTGCGCCTGATAGATCTGATATGTCACAATATAGCTTCTATTTTCTTGACATAGACTAATCAATCTAGAGTGAATTTCAGTCAGGGAGTATGTGTCTAGATGTTTCTGTCCAATTTGGGAAGATAGTCACATTCAGCCAAAACACTAGTTGGAAATCCTAgcatttcataataaatattacaaCTTTATGTCCACCATATATACACCTTGAGAAGAGTGGTACAAGTTGATAAAAACATGAGATTTAGAGCAGAAAACCAACAGCGAAAAGTAATCATTTACAAAGATGACACTTGCCACGTACTGATTATCATTGAACAACTTTAAATGGATGGTTACATGCTACCTCAACACTATAGGGAAAACCTAGCATTTTGTAACAACCATTATAAATTTAGCCTGTCACCATATGAACATTCAGAACAGAATGGGAAAATTAGACAATGGTGTGAACTTTTACCTCAAACAAGAGTCATTCACAGAGATGACCCATCAAACACTAGTACTTAACTCATAATCATTTCACATATCAGATGAGGtaagaaaattgagtttgagGATTGTTTCATCTTAAGCTACATATGTAAGTCGAGTGCATTATCAGACGATACCTTGTGCACTTAAATACGACAAACACAAATATCCTATCAGATGAGGTAAGCAAGTTAAGTTTGAGGATTGTTTTATCGTAAGCTACGTATGTAAGTCAAGTGCATTATCAGACTGAACCTTGTGCACTAAAATACAACAAACGCTAATATCCTAGGGAAACACAATCATACAAAATCAGCCTGATCCACCAATACAGCAGCTCAACAAGATCATAAAGGATTAGCTACTCAACTCAAGTTCAACTCGGTAGATTGACAATCATTACTGGCTTAACCTGGACAATATCGGACTGTACTCTATTAACAATCGATCCAAAAATTAACAGCCCCTGATGCATGGAGATAAACCAAATGTCTCAGCACACCACAAGCAAGTAACAATTTGACTTTCATTGACAAATTTGGTTCTCTCAAATACTTCCTCAAAGCTTGTTCACTGGTTAAACTTAAGAGACCTTTTCTTTTACAGGTATGGTTAAACTTAAGAAACCTGATTAATCAAGAACGAAAATACTGATTCTAATCATAATAAACCTTATTTCTAAAGAGCAAATCCTGCAAGTACAAAACTCGGTTTAATTAACGAAATtatatgcataaaaataatgtaagaacGACTGATACTTCACAAGCAACATTTGGCCAGTCCATTTCAATAGTTGGTAAAGGTATTTTTTAAACAGGAGCTACGAAACGAAACTCATCATTATACCACAATTATAAACATATCCTTGCAATAATTTCACTAACCGCCAAACCACGAGAAGCTAGCGTATCCGTCACGTGTTTAGTAGCATAACACACTGAGTCTGCTAGTGTTCAAAACTTCTTTGGGCTTTCAATTCACACATAACATGTGCTTTCTATCATCTATGATTCTTTTTCATGCCAAAAAATGGCTCAAAACGTAGATAAATTCAACTGGAATACCACAACAAACATTACACAAAGAAAAGAAGGTTTGTGAAAAACTTACATTTCCCGATAAACCATTAGCATTCGCGGTGTTGGCGCTCCGGGCCTTACAGAGATGCTCTTCATCACTCACCTCTTCCTTCACCTGAGCCTTCAATTCACTCCCATCCGCACGCTTCCCGTATTCAAAATCGCTATCATTTTCTTCCCCCTCTTCTTTTTTCACTCTATCCTCAAGCCTCCTGTCATTCCTTTCCTTCCTCTCTTCTCCATCTAATTCCTCCCTGTCCTCAAACCGCCTTCTCcctgaaaccctagccttcttCTCGCCACCATCACTCCTCTCCACGCTTACTCCTCTCTCCTTCCGCTTGTGCGAATGCGAGTGGCGCCTCGCTAACGAACCCTCCCTCTCGTAAGATCCCTCGCGATGATCCTCGTCATCGGCATCCAACGACCCGCGTTTCACTCCGTGATGCTTAGGAcggtctctctctctgctcCCTTCCCTTTCCCTCTCGTCGTCGTCAGAAAGCTCGAGCTTCGAATCCCGGTCTCTGCTACCTTCGCGCTCGTTGTGAGAATGGTCACGCCGAGATCGGTGACGGTGGTGGTGATCAGACTCGCGGCGCTTCTCGTCCCTAGAGGATCGGTGCTTGTGTTCCCGATCGCGGTGGTCCCGATCCTCTCTTGTACGCTtgcttggtctctctctctccgagaGCCGCTCCATGCTAGGTAGGTTTTGGTTTCGcagtctctctccctctctccctctctcccctgtgtctctctctctccacttgaTTGATGGGAAAGATCTATTATTCTGTGCGAAGAGATAGCGGCTCAGAATTTATATGGAGGTTTCTTCGCGTTTGCTTACTCCATGCAACAATTACTGGGCGACcaaaataattgttttattttttgaaaatgttcaCATTTTGATTTCATCTAGTACTGCTCTTTTTAAATAACAGATTATAGAACTTGTATGATGGAACTGATGTACAAACTTTGCAAGTGTTTTGCAAAAGGGACCATTGATAGTAGAGCAAAATGctcttatttcttaaaatcttgGCTCTCGTGAAGGATAGTTCTTGTTAGAGGTATAACCGatccggttcggttcggtctggtccgattttgaataaaatttaggatcgaaccggtatgtatcggttttatatttttcaaaaccgattacgcaccggttaccctcctaaaccgatatttccggttttaccggtttccagtttggtccggtttttcgattttttaaaatgtaagtttgtcattaaaaaaaaaaaaatttattaaaaaaaaaactgcttcaaaaaatctgttctaaaaatatgttcctattacaaaaatctgcactactaaaaaaatctattttggtaaaaaaattagtattagttataaacttatgtattagtatagctatataatatattagattatataatagtatgaatattatactattagtagtagtcataaacttatatttttttttttgaaacataaacttatatattagtatagctatataatatattagactatatataatataatttaatatatatattttatgttcaaagtatatgatcaattaaattttcatcttcaaaattaaacttttattttataaattataataacattatcttatatataattatattaacaacatataatcaaacaaattataaatgttcatatttaagattaacattttatgttataatttataaattataatatgaaattatttcatatatgatatataattatatatattatatgtaaaaatttcacatataattatatattatatataaaacttatatataaaatattaattttttttcccccaacTGGTCCGGTCCTGTCCGATCCCGAAAATCGTAGAACAGAAACAGgaccggttccggccggtttgcataattcaagaaCCGGTTCCAAAATCGGTCcaaccggtccagtccgattttccagtttttcgatttaaatttacatcccTAGTTCATGTGTGTttgtttggatatatatatgttttgctgttgattttttttattattatatttctttttttttaatgtttaaaacaaataaaatgtagTTTTAGTAATAGTGTTGGTGGTTCAACTCATATTTCATTGGACATGGAGGAAAATATTAGTCCTTTAGTGTATTCCTCCATGAATACCGTAAACAtctgataggaaccaaggtgggcctactcttaaagatcctttgcaagttccagatgggccaattacaagatcaagggccaagaagatcaaggaagcaatgcaaggattggtgcaatccacttgggatgaagccagcaagagcccaacactgaagatgagtctgaaagaagaagaaccagctttgatccactttattcaagctgtggaagacatgacttagagatacggcctataacaattggaggcttctaatttggttaaatgatttattttattagtttagaataagtgggcttgaagatgcttggcttacatgtcttatttcttatgaactatatttttgggaaggccttgtattttggccaatggcttatttggaaagttacattttaggaactagggtttcatcaatttattgtaggggttactgtagtgcgggtactgtagccggtactgttcatcaaggataattttgggtaaaaggggctttattttggctagggttttgattaggttttggtttaaaaattctttgtagcctcatttgagagattagacaatattgaattttatttgtgagttgagttttctcctcttgttcttgattgaactcttgaacttatcaaaagtaaatcacaacctttgtggcgttcctcctttgtaatctgggttcttgagacgggttcttcaatgggtctagattttaatataatctaggttcttgaaacggggttctcatcgggtctagattctccatccttgacttgatttttggctttcttggggagttttcaaattgattgtgggttcaagggaattcattcccacggactcatatcatttggtattcagagcaaggtttccaatcaggtcttattctatcttttatttcttgcatatttaattatagggcttcattgttctaggattgagtacaaaaaaaaaaatagtggtggttagcagatttcttcactattgttagggttgctgaaattcattgttatagggtttgtgttggccgaaatctcttgttctaggggctgccgtatatcacttgcccaagggtttttgagttattgttagggttttctcaactgcttattcttgattgtgatcaaattagttggtgaaaggaaaagaaaagaaaaaaaaaacaaattccgagatttttttccttgagccttatcatcaaagggggtgattctagttgatatcttgtcttattgttaactgtttcatttgtataattttcttgattcacgtgccatttttttttattccttccgtgtttctcttgttcttgtttcttggacctaattactagttgggataaaacaaggttgctttgtcttgattgagtcaattagttcttaaagaactggagtgggaaaacttttgaggtaaaaggcaagagagtgtgagactattatcggaaaaagccaattaagagtgaaacacgagtggagtgtcattattcgagtatAAACActtgagggagtgtgtgaggtttactttttttgtttgccactaacattcttttatgtagcgcctgataatgtctcatcggagtagcgcatcaccaagggggagagcagataactcatcctttgtgttgcaagccatgcaacaacagtttgagcggttgaatttggtgttgggtgaagtgagggatcggatggatcatcaagaagtagcgattagaaatctacaaggtgggagggacaggaggcgacgtgagcatagagttgcaaatcagtatgagaatgaaggagattgtgaggatgaggaagacttagcatctgacgttgggtcgggtagaaatataagagttaggcatgaaggaggatttgaggggaatctaaggggtcgggatggtgtagatagagaccttggtagcatcaaaatgaaaataccacatttccaggtagaactgaccctaaggtttatctagagtgagagaaaaaaatggagttggtgtttgattgtcataattactctgaggagaagaaagtgaagttggcggtaattgaattcactgattatgctattatttggtgggatcaattagtgaccaataggaggaggaattatgagaggcctatagagacatggggagagttgaaagctctcatgaggcggagatttgttcctagctattactatagagacctttaccagaaattacaaaatcttacacaggggtctaggagtgtggaggattaccataaggagatggaggtggcgatgattcgggctaatgtagaggaggaccgagaggccaccatggctagatttttgagtgggttaaatagggacatagccaatgtaattgaattgcagcattatgtggagatagaggacatggtgcacatggctatgaaggtggagagacaattaaagagaaaagggacagcaaggtacacttcggtttctagcactacttggaaatcaaaatgggataggaatgatccagctgaagcaaagagaaagaccgaaccacctaagggaaaagatgagggaactagcaacaaacccaaggtagaatcccaaccttcacaaaatagagatatcaaatgttttaagtgtttgggttcagggcacattgcttctcaatgtccaaataggagggtgatgattatgcgtgacaatggggaggtgatgactgagagtgaggatgatagtgatgaggtgcccgagttggatgatgctagtgatgatgatggagtggtataccctgtgacaagtgagtctcttgttgccaggcgtgctcttaatgcacacattaaggtggatgattcagagcaacagagagagaacattttccatactagatgccatgtcaacaataaggtatgtagtatgatcattgatggagggagttgtactaatgtggctagcactactttggttgagaaattgaatttaccaaccttaaaacactctagaccatacaaattgcagtggttgaatgattgtggagaggttagggtggatgaacaagtgttagttactttttctattgggaagtatcaggatgaggtgctttgtgatgttgtgcctatgcatgtgggccatattttgttggggaggccgtggcagtatgataggagagtgacacatgatgggttcaagaacatgtacagctttgaaaaggagggcaaaacaattaagcttgctcctttaactccaagccaggtctatgaggactaattgaaattgaaaagtgaggttgctcaaaaaagaaagagtaaaaatgagagtgatcagaagagtaagagtgaaaatgagagtgatcaaaaaaggaagagtgaaaaagagattgagcaaaaaagaaagagtgagagtgaaaaaaagcataaaagaaagaatgaaaaagaaagtagagaggtggctgagagtaaaaaaaaagagtggagccacgagagaaaaaagaaagagagtcttcttagagaaaaggaaaggcaaaagtgagtttctatgcaagagagagtgaggttaagagggctttcttcgcagatcgccctatgatttttcttgtctataaagagttttatcttactcttgataaaactaaccagtctcttcctagtttggctgtttctttgttgcaggagtttgaggatgtattcccggaggagatgccaaatgagttgccacccattagaggcattgagcaccagattgattttgtgcccggggctgctattccaaaccgaccagcctataggagtaatccagaggagacaaaggagcttcagaggcaagttgaggatttgatgagcaaggggtacgtgagggagagcatgagctcttgtgcagtaccagtgctactagtgccaaagaaggatgggacgtggaggacgtgcattgattgcagggcgatcaacaatatcacggtaaagtatcgtcatcccattcgtagattggatgatatgcttgatgaattgcgtggctcatgtattttcagtaaaattgatcttaaaagtgggtaccatcaaattagaatgaaagagggtgatgaatggaaaactgtttttaagactaagtatgtgctttatgaatggttggttatgccatttggacttacaaatgcgcccagtactttcatgagattaatg encodes the following:
- the LOC121246334 gene encoding protein RDM16, with the translated sequence MESSSVPESYFPPSHPIPTKVSSISTTNENKGVSITRSHEVPGKSSTDGTSSAAGKSGSLSLDALAKAKKALQMQKDLSEKLKKIPFVRQGTIISTAPTNVSEGMTSTSLTLPSASAAAFVKPPFTGPSASVGITTLPNIEAVKRAQELAARMGFRQDPEFAPLINLFPGQTAATEFIVPQKPTKAPVLRLDALGREIDEHGNVVNATKPSNLSTLKVNINKQKKEAFQILRPELDVDPETNPHFDERMGIDKTKLLRPKRMTFQFVEEGKWSKEAEHIKLKSKFGEAQAKEQKAKQAQLAKANAAPDINPNLIEVAERVIIKEKPKDTIPEIEWWDATLLQAGAYGDITDGTMVEDKLKKEKITIYVEHPRPIEPPAEPAPPPPQPLKLTKKEQKKLRTQRRLAREKDKQEMIRQGLIEPPKPKVKMSNLMKVLGSEATQDPTRLEKEIRSAAAEREQAHIDRNIARKLTPAERREKKERKLFDEPNTVETNVSVYRINDLSHLQTRFKIDVNAQENRLTGCAVISDGITVVVVEGGNKSIKRYGKLMLRRINWATAVKEEDEDGDESDDKPANRCVLVWQGSVAKSSFNRFTVHECMTEAAARKIFADAGVAHHWELAINFSDDQT
- the LOC121247481 gene encoding splicing factor U2af large subunit A-like, with amino-acid sequence MERLSERERPSKRTREDRDHRDREHKHRSSRDEKRRESDHHHRHRSRRDHSHNEREGSRDRDSKLELSDDDEREREGSRERDRPKHHGVKRGSLDADDEDHREGSYEREGSLARRHSHSHKRKERGVSVERSDGGEKKARVSGRRRFEDREELDGEERKERNDRRLEDRVKKEEGEENDSDFEYGKRADGSELKAQVKEEVSDEEHLCKARSANTANANGLSGNGLLIFGSIVNRVQSDIVQADFV